A part of Winslowiella toletana genomic DNA contains:
- a CDS encoding prepilin-type N-terminal cleavage/methylation domain-containing protein yields the protein MFTERQQGFSLAEVLFALLLFSLSLTALLQYQRVLTSGFAQQWQQRQAWRNAAQRIEGHMVDGWQTELLAQPGPGGCQLLSAQARGPLGREAQLTTLRCDP from the coding sequence ATGTTCACTGAGCGGCAGCAGGGTTTCAGTCTGGCGGAAGTGCTGTTTGCCCTGCTGCTATTTAGCCTCAGTTTAACCGCATTGTTGCAGTACCAGCGGGTACTGACGTCCGGCTTTGCCCAGCAGTGGCAGCAGCGTCAGGCATGGCGCAATGCCGCGCAACGTATTGAGGGGCATATGGTCGATGGCTGGCAGACGGAGCTGCTGGCGCAGCCCGGGCCTGGCGGTTGTCAGTTACTGAGCGCGCAGGCGCGCGGACCACTGGGACGTGAAGCGCAGCTGACGACGCTGCGTTGTGACCCCTGA
- a CDS encoding prepilin peptidase-dependent protein codes for MPVKTQGFSLIEMLIVMALSGVLMLGAMRLLPQLQGQNIRLMAQLHLEEELQQLMMTLEKALRRAGYCNGQCSGEGLQIADNGRCILIRWDENSNGRWEEPAHAESEFYGYRLRNESFEMQRGVSSCEGGGWERLTDPQAVTLTQFYALRDNRTIKLRLSGYHPASPARAVTLEQWVNGMNLP; via the coding sequence CTGCCAGTGAAAACGCAAGGATTTAGCCTGATTGAAATGCTGATCGTTATGGCGCTCAGCGGGGTGTTAATGCTGGGAGCCATGCGGTTGTTGCCACAGCTTCAGGGGCAGAATATCCGGCTGATGGCGCAGTTACATCTTGAGGAGGAGCTACAGCAACTGATGATGACGCTGGAGAAAGCGCTGCGCCGCGCCGGTTACTGCAATGGCCAGTGTAGCGGCGAGGGGTTGCAGATTGCTGATAACGGACGCTGCATACTCATCAGATGGGATGAAAACAGTAATGGCCGCTGGGAAGAGCCTGCTCATGCGGAAAGCGAATTTTATGGTTACCGTTTACGTAATGAGAGCTTCGAGATGCAGCGCGGCGTCAGCAGTTGTGAGGGCGGCGGCTGGGAGCGCCTTACCGACCCGCAGGCCGTCACGCTGACCCAGTTTTATGCGTTGCGTGATAACCGCACGATTAAACTTAGATTAAGTGGTTATCACCCGGCCTCGCCTGCGCGCGCGGTGACGCTGGAACAGTGGGTAAACGGAATGAATTTGCCATGA
- the thyA gene encoding thymidylate synthase, whose translation MKQYLDLMQKVLAEGTAKNDRTGTGTLSIFGHQMRFNLQEGFPLVTTKRCHLRSIIHELLWFLQGDTNTAYLKENKVSIWDEWADENGDLGPVYGKQWRSWGAADGRQIDQISKVLEQLKQDPDSRRIIVSSWNVGELDQMALAPCHAFFQFYVADGKLSCQLYQRSCDVFLGLPFNIASYALLVHMVAQQCDLTVGDFVWTGGDTHLYSNHLEQTDLQLSREPRPLPKLVIKRKPASIFDYRFEDFEIEGYDPHPPIKAPVAI comes from the coding sequence ATGAAACAGTATCTGGATTTAATGCAGAAAGTGCTCGCTGAGGGCACAGCGAAAAACGATCGTACCGGAACCGGCACGCTGTCGATTTTTGGCCATCAGATGCGTTTCAACCTGCAGGAAGGTTTTCCGCTGGTCACTACCAAACGCTGCCATCTGCGCTCCATTATCCATGAGCTGCTGTGGTTTTTGCAGGGTGATACCAATACCGCTTATCTGAAAGAGAACAAAGTCTCTATCTGGGATGAGTGGGCGGATGAGAACGGTGATTTAGGCCCGGTATACGGTAAGCAGTGGCGCAGCTGGGGCGCGGCGGATGGTCGTCAGATTGACCAGATCAGCAAAGTGCTGGAACAGCTGAAGCAGGACCCGGATTCCCGCCGTATTATCGTCTCGTCGTGGAACGTTGGTGAGCTGGATCAGATGGCGCTGGCGCCGTGCCACGCTTTCTTCCAGTTCTATGTTGCCGATGGAAAGCTCTCCTGCCAGCTGTATCAGCGCTCCTGCGATGTGTTCCTTGGCCTGCCATTCAATATCGCCAGCTATGCGCTGCTGGTGCATATGGTGGCGCAGCAGTGCGATCTGACCGTCGGTGATTTTGTCTGGACCGGTGGTGATACCCATCTCTACAGCAACCATCTGGAACAGACCGATCTGCAGCTGTCGCGCGAGCCGCGTCCGTTGCCGAAGCTGGTGATTAAGCGTAAGCCTGCATCGATTTTTGATTACCGTTTCGAAGATTTCGAGATTGAGGGTTACGATCCCCACCCGCCAATTAAAGCGCCGGTAGCGATTTAA
- a CDS encoding DUF2509 family protein, producing the protein MSQQQGSGVLSMVVMILLLGTALLHATRQQLAASLSLVAHERRHIIDFYAAQGALAWGSQLLWSENSGWQCQTEPQQQWRACLNDANAQRGLLRGEHLNDAGPALTLWRWVQPDAAVQGRVLPLAHGWIDFCPLNDAAECDPDVH; encoded by the coding sequence ATGAGCCAACAACAGGGAAGCGGGGTATTGAGTATGGTGGTGATGATCTTACTACTGGGAACGGCGCTGCTGCATGCCACGCGTCAGCAGCTTGCGGCTTCGTTGTCGCTGGTGGCCCACGAGCGGCGGCATATTATCGATTTTTATGCAGCGCAGGGCGCGCTGGCATGGGGCAGTCAGCTGTTATGGTCAGAAAACAGCGGCTGGCAGTGCCAGACGGAACCGCAGCAGCAGTGGCGTGCCTGCCTGAATGACGCTAATGCCCAGCGCGGATTGTTGCGTGGCGAACATCTTAATGACGCCGGGCCTGCATTAACCCTCTGGCGCTGGGTGCAGCCTGATGCGGCCGTGCAGGGGCGCGTACTGCCGTTGGCCCACGGCTGGATTGATTTCTGCCCGCTTAACGATGCGGCGGAGTGCGATCCTGATGTTCACTGA
- a CDS encoding prepilin peptidase-dependent protein, protein MKTKNSQGYTLPELLIVLMIAGILGVSAMAGWVRWQQQQRLAETAQQIQHFLHQLRAWANWHNSEQVLWLKPGARWCLGSGVMPAGACESGRRDQLIAPHADVQLLNLTQGMGFYGKRNVARAGNIEFANGAGNWRIIVSARARIRLCKAEEQGNCQ, encoded by the coding sequence ATGAAAACAAAAAACTCACAAGGCTATACCTTGCCGGAACTGCTTATCGTGCTGATGATTGCTGGCATCCTTGGCGTCAGCGCGATGGCCGGCTGGGTACGCTGGCAACAGCAGCAGCGACTGGCGGAGACCGCACAGCAGATCCAGCATTTCCTGCACCAGCTGCGTGCCTGGGCTAACTGGCACAACAGCGAACAGGTGCTGTGGCTGAAGCCGGGAGCACGCTGGTGTCTCGGCAGTGGCGTGATGCCCGCCGGAGCTTGTGAAAGCGGGCGACGCGACCAGCTGATCGCGCCCCATGCCGATGTTCAGCTGCTGAATCTCACTCAGGGGATGGGGTTCTATGGCAAACGAAATGTGGCGCGGGCGGGCAATATCGAATTTGCCAATGGCGCGGGCAACTGGCGGATTATTGTCTCCGCGCGGGCGCGTATCCGCCTGTGTAAAGCTGAAGAACAGGGAAACTGCCAGTGA
- the recC gene encoding exodeoxyribonuclease V subunit gamma encodes MFTVYHSNQLDLLKSLAAYHIENQPLRDPFQSEVVLVQSPGMAQWLQMSLAEHFGIAANIEFPLPASFIWDMFVRVLPDIPKESAFNKASMSWKLMTLLPQMLTRPEFTALNHYLTDDDDKRKLFQLAARVADLFDQYLVYRSDWLNRWEKGELLLDIGEAEQWQAPLWAALVEYTRQLAQPEWHRANLYSRFISRLEQSSERPAGLPDRVFICGISALPPVYLQALQALGRHIDIHLLFTNPCRHYWGDIQDYGFLARLQSRRRRHFQQKRESGLFRDADNAASLFDAAGEQQLSNPLLASWGKLGRDNLFLLAQMEAQEIDAFVDVAADSLLQAVQRDMLELDDNAVIGISAGELATSEQKRLLQLQDRSIALHICHSPQREVEVLQDRLLAMMADNPELSPRDIIVMVADIDAYTPFIQAVFGNAASERFLPFAISDRRASQAHPSLQAFLSLLSLPDSRFASEEVLALLEVPALAARFNIDEPGLRRLRQWVAESGIRWGLDDDNVRDLALPATGQHTWHFGITRMLLGYAMESESGDWQGILPYDESSGLIAELAGNLAELLMQLNQWRQRLSQARELEAWLPQCRQLLDDFFVADANTEAALALIEEQWQQAITFGIQAQYQQAVPLTLLRDELSSRLDQQRISQRFLAGPVNFCTLMPMRSIPFKVVCLLGMNDGVYPRTLPPLGFDLMSQQPRKGDRSRRDDDRYLFLEALLSAQKQLYISYIGRSIQDNSERYPSVLVSELVDYIAQSFCLPGDEKLDVDRSAQRVREHLQHLHSRMPFAAENFAPDAEYQSFAAEWLPAASGSGEPHPPFMQALPVQELTELNFDQLVRFWRHPVRAFFSMRLGVGFHLEESELPDAEPFELDSLGRYQINAQLLNALIDGKDGDQLFAYHRAAGDLPYGAFGQLFWQAQRDEMVTLAEQVREQRQSSESWEINLQIGEVQLSGWLSQVQSDGLLRWRPGVLNFNDGLTLWLEHLVYCRMGGTGRSRMYGRKESQWAFDAIDPEAASEWLTRFIDGYRQGMSAPLLLLAKTGGAWLAASYDEKSDSLLLDDATQAKARVKLLQAWQGNYQLEGEGSDPYLQRLFRVLDEEQVRHICREAESWLLPLLRFNQS; translated from the coding sequence ATGTTTACGGTTTACCACTCCAACCAGCTTGATTTACTGAAATCGCTGGCGGCATATCATATTGAAAACCAACCGTTACGTGATCCTTTTCAGTCTGAAGTGGTGCTGGTGCAGAGTCCGGGAATGGCGCAGTGGCTACAGATGTCGCTGGCCGAGCATTTTGGCATCGCCGCCAATATTGAATTCCCGCTGCCCGCCAGCTTTATCTGGGATATGTTTGTACGCGTATTGCCCGATATTCCCAAAGAGAGCGCCTTTAATAAAGCCAGCATGAGCTGGAAACTGATGACGCTGCTGCCGCAGATGCTGACGCGTCCCGAGTTTACTGCGCTGAACCACTATCTTACCGACGACGATGATAAACGTAAGCTGTTCCAGCTGGCGGCACGTGTCGCCGATCTGTTTGACCAGTATCTGGTTTACCGTTCTGACTGGCTGAACCGCTGGGAGAAAGGAGAGCTGCTGCTGGATATTGGGGAGGCTGAGCAGTGGCAGGCGCCGCTATGGGCAGCGCTGGTGGAATATACCCGTCAGCTGGCGCAACCGGAATGGCATCGCGCCAATCTCTATTCACGCTTTATCTCGCGACTGGAACAGAGCAGCGAACGCCCGGCTGGCCTGCCGGATCGGGTATTTATCTGCGGCATCTCAGCATTGCCGCCGGTCTATTTGCAGGCGCTTCAGGCGCTTGGCAGGCATATCGATATCCATCTGCTGTTCACCAATCCCTGTCGTCATTACTGGGGCGATATTCAGGACTATGGTTTTCTCGCCAGGCTGCAAAGTCGCCGTCGTCGTCATTTCCAGCAAAAGCGCGAGAGCGGACTGTTTCGCGATGCGGATAACGCCGCGTCACTGTTTGATGCCGCCGGTGAGCAGCAGCTAAGTAATCCATTACTGGCCTCGTGGGGCAAACTGGGCCGCGACAATCTGTTCTTACTGGCGCAGATGGAAGCGCAGGAGATCGATGCCTTTGTCGATGTCGCGGCCGATTCGCTGTTGCAGGCGGTGCAGCGCGATATGCTGGAACTGGATGACAACGCGGTTATCGGTATCAGCGCCGGGGAACTGGCAACCAGCGAGCAGAAGCGTCTGTTGCAGCTGCAGGATCGATCCATTGCCCTGCATATCTGCCACAGCCCGCAGCGTGAAGTGGAAGTGTTGCAGGATCGTCTGCTGGCGATGATGGCGGATAATCCTGAACTCTCGCCACGCGACATTATTGTGATGGTCGCCGATATCGATGCCTATACGCCGTTTATTCAGGCGGTATTCGGCAATGCCGCCAGTGAGCGTTTTCTGCCGTTTGCCATCTCTGACCGTCGCGCCAGTCAGGCGCATCCGTCATTGCAGGCCTTTCTCAGCCTGCTCAGCCTGCCGGACAGCCGCTTTGCCAGCGAAGAAGTGCTGGCGCTGCTGGAGGTTCCGGCGCTGGCGGCACGCTTTAATATTGATGAACCGGGCCTGCGTCGTCTGCGCCAGTGGGTAGCGGAATCCGGTATTCGCTGGGGACTGGATGACGATAACGTGCGCGATCTGGCGCTGCCCGCCACCGGTCAGCACACCTGGCATTTCGGTATTACGCGCATGCTGCTGGGTTACGCTATGGAGAGTGAGTCCGGCGACTGGCAGGGCATCTTGCCCTACGACGAATCAAGCGGCCTGATTGCCGAACTGGCCGGCAACCTCGCGGAGCTGCTGATGCAGCTAAACCAGTGGCGTCAGCGTCTGTCGCAGGCGCGTGAGCTGGAAGCCTGGTTACCGCAGTGTCGCCAGCTGCTGGACGATTTCTTTGTCGCAGATGCCAATACCGAAGCGGCACTGGCGCTGATTGAAGAGCAGTGGCAGCAGGCGATCACTTTTGGTATTCAGGCGCAGTATCAGCAGGCAGTGCCGCTGACGCTGCTGCGTGATGAGTTGTCGTCGCGTCTCGATCAGCAGCGCATCAGCCAGCGCTTTCTCGCCGGACCGGTCAACTTCTGTACCCTGATGCCGATGCGTTCAATTCCGTTTAAGGTGGTATGCCTGCTGGGGATGAATGATGGCGTCTATCCACGTACTCTGCCGCCGCTGGGTTTTGATTTAATGAGTCAGCAACCGCGTAAGGGCGACCGCAGTCGTCGCGATGACGACCGTTATCTGTTCCTTGAAGCGCTGCTGTCGGCGCAGAAACAGCTGTATATCAGTTATATCGGTCGCTCAATTCAGGATAATTCAGAACGCTATCCATCGGTACTGGTCAGTGAGTTAGTGGATTATATTGCGCAAAGTTTTTGTCTGCCCGGCGATGAAAAACTGGATGTCGACCGCAGTGCGCAGCGGGTGCGGGAGCATCTGCAACATCTGCACAGCCGCATGCCGTTTGCCGCCGAAAATTTTGCGCCGGATGCCGAGTATCAAAGTTTTGCCGCCGAGTGGCTGCCCGCGGCCAGTGGCAGTGGCGAACCGCATCCGCCATTTATGCAGGCGCTGCCCGTACAGGAACTGACGGAACTGAATTTCGATCAGCTGGTGCGCTTCTGGCGTCATCCGGTTCGCGCTTTCTTTAGCATGCGACTGGGCGTTGGTTTCCACCTTGAAGAGAGCGAACTGCCTGACGCTGAACCGTTCGAGCTCGACAGCCTTGGCCGTTACCAGATTAACGCGCAGCTTCTCAATGCGCTGATTGACGGCAAAGATGGCGATCAGCTGTTTGCTTATCATCGTGCGGCGGGCGATCTGCCTTATGGCGCCTTTGGCCAGCTGTTCTGGCAGGCACAGCGCGATGAGATGGTCACGCTGGCGGAACAGGTGCGTGAACAGCGGCAGAGCAGTGAAAGCTGGGAGATTAATCTGCAGATCGGTGAGGTGCAGCTTAGCGGCTGGCTGTCGCAGGTGCAGAGCGATGGTTTACTGCGCTGGCGTCCGGGCGTACTGAATTTTAACGATGGCCTGACTTTGTGGCTGGAACATCTGGTGTATTGCCGGATGGGCGGCACGGGTCGCAGCCGCATGTACGGGCGTAAAGAGAGCCAGTGGGCCTTCGATGCCATTGATCCTGAAGCGGCAAGCGAATGGCTGACGCGTTTTATCGACGGCTATCGACAGGGCATGTCGGCGCCGCTATTACTGCTGGCGAAAACCGGCGGCGCCTGGCTGGCTGCCAGCTATGACGAGAAAAGCGATTCCCTGTTGCTGGATGATGCCACTCAGGCGAAAGCGCGGGTAAAACTGTTGCAGGCCTGGCAGGGTAATTATCAGCTGGAAGGCGAGGGGAGCGATCCTTATCTGCAACGACTGTTTCGCGTACTGGATGAGGAGCAGGTGCGACATATTTGCCGTGAAGCAGAGAGCTGGTTGCTGCCATTACTGCGCTTTAACCAGAGCTGA
- a CDS encoding DUF943 family protein, translating to MLSASILLMAACYFWSLRPVNVIGVHYHNDFSYVIVDHLPFTDKAKVNWWLDHQQEFREKYHIPAPSESGNFDVSVWAAGKGYLNYDQSYKQDLLCFKDMESQDNCIEKNLLLTIKNIPGQKVYFVIGFHDSVYQPDNDKRLIRVQ from the coding sequence ATGTTATCAGCAAGCATCCTGCTGATGGCTGCCTGTTACTTCTGGAGCCTTCGTCCTGTCAACGTCATCGGCGTTCATTACCACAATGATTTTAGCTATGTGATAGTTGACCACCTTCCTTTTACTGACAAAGCAAAAGTTAACTGGTGGTTAGATCATCAGCAGGAGTTCCGGGAGAAATACCATATCCCCGCGCCTTCAGAGTCAGGAAACTTTGATGTTTCGGTGTGGGCTGCCGGCAAAGGGTATCTCAATTACGATCAGAGCTATAAACAAGATTTGCTGTGCTTTAAAGATATGGAAAGCCAGGATAACTGTATTGAAAAAAATCTGTTACTTACCATCAAGAATATACCCGGGCAGAAGGTTTATTTTGTCATAGGGTTTCATGATAGCGTCTATCAACCGGACAATGATAAACGTTTAATTCGCGTACAATAA
- the ptrA gene encoding pitrilysin has protein sequence MRKHVVWITSLFICFTFWSHFSQAANGWQPMAETIRKSEKDPRQYQAIKLENGMTVLLVSDKLAPKSLTSLAVPIGSLEDPDNQLGLAHYLEHMVLMGSKRYPQPDNLAEFLKKHGGSHNASTASYRTAFYLEVENDALEPAADRLADAIAEPLLDTVNADRERNAVNAELTMARSRDGLRMAQVGAETLNPQHPSARFSGGNLETLRDKPDSKLHDALTAFYQRYYSANLMKAVIYSNKSLPEMAQIAVKTYGRVANRQASVPEITVPAATEKQKGIIIHYVPAQPRKQLKIEFRIDNNSDKFRSKTDTLIGYLIGNRSKNTLSDWLQKSGLADSISAGADPVIDRNGGIFAISVSLTDKGLANRDQVVAAVFSYINMLRKDGVDKRYFDEVSHVLDLDFRYPSITRDMDYIEWLVDTMLRVPVEHTLDAPYIADQYDAAAIEKRLQGMTPENARIWYISPNEPHNKSAYFVEAPYQVDKITPQRFADWQQQGEAIALSLPVLNPYIPDDFSLIPAGKKSWEHPQELINEPGLRVFYMPSQFYADEPKANITLALRNKASMNDARSQVLFALNDYLAGVALDELSSQASVGGISFSTSEDDGVMFSASGFTQRLPKLLKTLLAGYASFTPDEAQLEQAKSWYAERLDSADKGKAFEQAIQPVQMLSQLPYTERSERRKLLSSITVKELLAYRKQLLENATPEMLVVGNMTPDAVSTLARDVRDQLKCSGENWWHSEYVAVDKPMLANIEKTGSSTDSALAAVYIPTGYAEHQSIASSAMLSQIVQPWFYNQLRTEEQLGYAVFAFQMPVGRQWGIGFLLQSNSKQPAYLLQRYQAFYPTAEKRLRAMSKDDFAQYQQAMINELKQRPQTLDEEAGRFTKDFDRENYRFDTRDKVIEQVKLLTPETLADFFHNAVMKQQGLVLMSQISGTQHAKPDYAQGEGFKTWENVSSLQQILPVMSEKK, from the coding sequence ATGCGTAAGCACGTTGTCTGGATCACGAGTCTGTTTATTTGCTTTACCTTCTGGAGTCATTTTTCGCAGGCAGCGAACGGCTGGCAACCGATGGCCGAAACTATCCGCAAAAGCGAAAAGGACCCGCGTCAGTACCAGGCAATCAAACTGGAAAATGGTATGACGGTACTGCTGGTATCCGACAAGCTGGCGCCCAAATCCCTGACCTCACTGGCGGTGCCGATCGGCTCACTGGAAGATCCCGATAATCAGCTGGGGCTGGCGCATTACCTCGAACATATGGTGTTAATGGGCTCAAAGCGTTACCCGCAGCCTGATAACCTTGCTGAATTCCTCAAAAAGCATGGCGGCAGTCATAATGCCAGTACTGCCTCGTATCGCACCGCTTTCTATCTGGAAGTGGAAAATGATGCGCTGGAACCGGCTGCCGATCGTCTGGCGGATGCGATTGCCGAGCCGCTGCTGGATACGGTAAATGCCGATCGCGAACGTAATGCGGTGAATGCGGAACTGACCATGGCGCGTTCCCGTGACGGGTTGCGGATGGCGCAAGTGGGGGCGGAAACTCTGAACCCGCAGCATCCGAGCGCCCGCTTCTCCGGCGGTAACCTCGAAACCCTGCGTGATAAGCCTGACAGCAAACTGCATGATGCACTGACCGCGTTTTATCAGCGCTACTACTCGGCCAATCTGATGAAGGCGGTGATCTACAGCAATAAATCGCTGCCGGAAATGGCGCAGATCGCGGTGAAGACCTACGGGCGTGTCGCGAATCGTCAGGCCAGCGTGCCAGAGATTACGGTGCCAGCGGCGACCGAAAAGCAGAAAGGTATTATCATTCACTATGTGCCTGCTCAGCCGCGTAAGCAGTTAAAAATCGAATTCCGCATTGATAATAATAGCGATAAATTCCGCAGTAAAACCGATACGCTGATCGGCTATCTGATTGGCAACCGCAGCAAAAATACCCTGTCCGACTGGTTACAGAAAAGCGGCCTGGCGGATTCGATCAGCGCGGGCGCTGATCCGGTGATCGATCGTAATGGCGGGATCTTTGCCATTTCGGTTTCTCTGACTGATAAAGGACTGGCGAATCGCGATCAGGTGGTGGCGGCGGTATTCAGCTATATCAATATGCTGCGCAAAGATGGCGTCGATAAACGTTATTTTGATGAAGTGTCGCATGTGCTGGATCTCGATTTCCGTTATCCGTCGATCACCCGTGATATGGACTATATCGAATGGCTGGTGGATACCATGCTGCGTGTGCCGGTAGAGCATACACTGGATGCGCCTTACATCGCCGATCAATACGATGCGGCGGCGATCGAAAAGCGTTTGCAGGGCATGACACCAGAGAATGCACGGATCTGGTATATCAGTCCGAATGAGCCGCACAATAAGAGCGCCTATTTTGTGGAAGCGCCTTATCAGGTCGATAAAATCACCCCACAGCGCTTCGCTGACTGGCAACAGCAGGGGGAAGCGATTGCACTTTCACTGCCGGTGCTTAACCCCTATATCCCGGACGATTTCAGCCTGATCCCTGCCGGCAAAAAAAGCTGGGAACATCCACAGGAGTTGATCAATGAGCCTGGCCTGCGCGTATTTTATATGCCGAGCCAGTTCTATGCTGATGAGCCAAAAGCCAATATCACCCTGGCGCTGCGTAATAAAGCCTCGATGAATGACGCGCGTAGCCAGGTGTTGTTTGCGCTGAATGACTATCTGGCCGGTGTGGCGCTGGACGAACTGAGTTCGCAGGCGTCGGTGGGCGGCATCAGCTTCTCGACTTCCGAAGACGACGGCGTGATGTTTAGCGCCAGTGGTTTCACCCAGCGCCTGCCGAAGCTGCTGAAAACTCTGCTGGCAGGCTACGCCAGCTTTACCCCGGATGAGGCGCAGCTGGAACAGGCGAAGTCATGGTATGCCGAGCGTCTGGATTCGGCGGATAAAGGTAAGGCGTTTGAACAGGCGATTCAGCCGGTACAGATGTTGTCGCAGCTTCCTTATACTGAGCGCAGCGAGCGTCGTAAGTTATTGTCGTCGATTACGGTGAAAGAGCTGCTTGCGTACCGTAAGCAGCTGCTGGAAAACGCCACGCCGGAAATGCTGGTGGTGGGCAATATGACGCCGGATGCGGTCAGTACACTGGCGCGTGATGTGCGTGACCAGCTGAAGTGTAGCGGTGAGAACTGGTGGCACAGTGAATATGTCGCGGTTGATAAGCCGATGCTGGCGAATATTGAAAAAACCGGCAGCAGCACGGATTCGGCGCTGGCGGCGGTTTATATTCCAACCGGCTATGCTGAACATCAGAGTATCGCCAGCAGCGCGATGCTCAGCCAGATTGTACAGCCATGGTTCTATAATCAGCTGCGTACTGAAGAGCAGCTTGGCTATGCGGTATTTGCCTTCCAGATGCCGGTCGGGCGTCAGTGGGGCATCGGTTTCCTGTTACAGAGCAACAGCAAGCAGCCGGCATACCTGCTACAGCGCTATCAGGCATTTTATCCAACCGCGGAAAAACGTCTGCGCGCGATGAGCAAAGACGATTTTGCCCAGTATCAGCAGGCGATGATTAATGAACTGAAACAGCGGCCGCAAACGCTGGATGAAGAGGCCGGGCGTTTTACCAAAGATTTTGACCGCGAAAACTACCGTTTTGATACCCGTGACAAAGTGATCGAGCAGGTTAAGCTGCTGACGCCAGAGACGCTGGCGGACTTTTTCCATAATGCGGTAATGAAACAGCAGGGCCTGGTGCTGATGTCGCAAATCTCCGGTACCCAGCATGCTAAACCGGACTATGCCCAAGGCGAAGGCTTTAAAACCTGGGAAAATGTCTCCAGCCTGCAACAAATTTTACCGGTAATGAGTGAGAAAAAATGA